One Alkalicoccus halolimnae DNA segment encodes these proteins:
- a CDS encoding FixH family protein produces MRKALLTLGVSLAALTACGTEEENNAGGAVSVDDVNLEQLEVEIDAPEAIDPGEEAELKAFVTQGEESIDDADEVMFEVWPEGAKSESEMVEADFSGEEGWYETSYTFDEEAHYHVQAHTTARGMHVMPVHEMKVGNPEEAEDETSEEHQEHSESEMHGGDEAHDHSYNEDFTAHLQTSGESQTGEDITLETEASWQEESWTEGEVTYEVWKHGDEAREWIDAEETEEGSYEAGHVFEEAGDYHIVVHASDENIHEHVEFFIEIKEEE; encoded by the coding sequence ATGAGAAAAGCATTACTTACTTTAGGTGTTTCCCTTGCTGCACTGACTGCCTGTGGTACGGAAGAAGAAAACAATGCAGGCGGAGCTGTCAGTGTGGACGACGTAAACCTGGAGCAGCTGGAAGTGGAAATCGATGCCCCGGAAGCGATTGACCCGGGAGAAGAAGCCGAACTCAAAGCCTTCGTCACACAGGGGGAAGAGTCTATAGATGATGCAGATGAAGTAATGTTTGAAGTGTGGCCGGAAGGAGCTAAATCAGAAAGTGAAATGGTCGAGGCCGATTTTTCCGGAGAAGAAGGTTGGTATGAAACAAGCTACACCTTCGACGAAGAGGCACACTACCATGTTCAGGCTCATACAACAGCCCGCGGGATGCACGTTATGCCTGTCCATGAGATGAAAGTAGGTAATCCGGAAGAGGCAGAAGACGAGACCTCAGAGGAACATCAAGAACACAGTGAATCAGAGATGCATGGCGGGGACGAGGCCCATGACCATAGTTATAACGAGGACTTTACGGCACACCTTCAAACGTCCGGCGAAAGTCAGACCGGGGAAGACATCACTCTGGAAACAGAGGCTTCCTGGCAGGAAGAAAGCTGGACGGAAGGAGAAGTGACCTACGAAGTGTGGAAGCATGGAGATGAAGCACGGGAATGGATCGACGCCGAGGAAACAGAGGAGGGCAGCTACGAAGCGGGGCATGTCTTTGAAGAAGCCGGAGATTATCATATCGTCGTTCATGCTTCGGATGAAAATATTCACGAACACGTAGAGTTTTTCATTGAAATTAAAGAAGAGGAATAG
- the lepB gene encoding signal peptidase I — MEEKKKKGSWLIPIILAVAVAFVVRSFFIAPYVVEGASMEPSLENNDRILVNKTTTWLGEFERGDIIIIEDEENRHYVKRIIALPGETLEMADGSLTVEGEEIEEPYVKELELYAEQLEEVTMAEDEYFVMGDNRGNSMDSRNGLGYIDEDNIVGRSAVVFFPLSNMQMTN; from the coding sequence GTGGAAGAAAAAAAGAAAAAAGGCTCCTGGCTTATACCGATCATTCTTGCGGTAGCTGTAGCTTTTGTCGTTCGCTCTTTTTTCATTGCGCCGTACGTGGTGGAAGGAGCATCAATGGAACCATCTCTTGAAAATAACGACCGGATTTTAGTGAATAAAACAACGACGTGGCTCGGGGAGTTTGAGCGCGGCGATATTATTATTATTGAAGACGAAGAAAACCGCCACTACGTGAAGCGGATTATTGCCCTCCCGGGAGAAACGCTGGAAATGGCAGACGGATCGCTGACGGTGGAAGGCGAAGAAATTGAAGAGCCTTATGTTAAAGAACTGGAGCTTTACGCGGAGCAGCTTGAAGAAGTAACAATGGCCGAAGACGAATACTTCGTTATGGGAGACAACCGCGGAAACAGCATGGACAGCCGGAATGGATTAGGATATATCGATGAAGATAATATCGTAGGCCGCTCAGCTGTAGTGTTCTTTCCCCTTTCAAATATGCAGATGACGAACTAA